AAAATACTTGTTTCCGTTTAAAGCAATTTGACCAATGGAAGAAAAATTCATTCAGGCTCTCTTTAAAGAACATCAACAGGGACACCACCGGCTGCCCCCGGAGTTGGTGTACCATTGGATCGATGAAATGCTCGAATTTATCTTCCCGGAACTCAGCAACAGCCATTTTGAGAACTACAGGGCTTTCCAGCTTCATTACAAGGAATTACAACTCAACCTGTTTAATCTGCTCAACCGGCTTCCTGAGCCTTGCCGAATGTCCACTGAAGAGGTGGAAAGCCGTTTTTTCGACCAGCTCCCGGAGATCAAAAACATGTTGCTGGAAGACGCCCAGGCCATACTTGAAGGAGATCCGGCCTCTGTCAACCTTGCTGAAGTCATCCAGACGTATCCCGGGTTTTACGCCATTGCCATTCATCGTTTTGCCCATACTTTCCTTCAATTGGGAATTCCGGCCATCCCACGCATCCTGACAGAATATGCCCACCGTAAAACCGGCATCGATATTCACCCCGGTGCCACTATCGGCCGACGTTTTTGTATGGACCACGGCACCGGAATCGTTATCGGGGAAACCGTTGAAATCGGTGATGATGTAAAAATTTACCAGGGGGTAACCCTTGGAGCACTGAGCGTGCAAAAAGAATATGCCAAAACCAAACGCCACCCGACTATTGAAAACAAGGTGGTTATCTACTCCGGAGCAACAATTCTCGGAGGAGACACGGTGATCGGCGAAAACAGCATTATTGGGGGTAATGTGTGGATCACCAAAAGTGTACCAGCCAACTCAAAAGTATATTACCAGGGTGACCTAAAAAGATAAATCCTTTTAACTGCCCAGCAAAAAGAACCAAGTAACCAGTAACCAGCAACAAGTAACCAGCAACAAGTAACAAGTAACCAGCATCAAGAACATGTCTTCAATCCTTAACATTATCGGAAACACCCCATTGGTT
This sequence is a window from Lewinellaceae bacterium. Protein-coding genes within it:
- a CDS encoding serine acetyltransferase, encoding MEEKFIQALFKEHQQGHHRLPPELVYHWIDEMLEFIFPELSNSHFENYRAFQLHYKELQLNLFNLLNRLPEPCRMSTEEVESRFFDQLPEIKNMLLEDAQAILEGDPASVNLAEVIQTYPGFYAIAIHRFAHTFLQLGIPAIPRILTEYAHRKTGIDIHPGATIGRRFCMDHGTGIVIGETVEIGDDVKIYQGVTLGALSVQKEYAKTKRHPTIENKVVIYSGATILGGDTVIGENSIIGGNVWITKSVPANSKVYYQGDLKR